The proteins below are encoded in one region of Anoplopoma fimbria isolate UVic2021 breed Golden Eagle Sablefish chromosome 19, Afim_UVic_2022, whole genome shotgun sequence:
- the ces3 gene encoding carboxylesterase 3, with protein MRAALLVVYLLPALTAIAQSTPAGSIDPVVSLKNGRIRGLYATVKGTERRVKQYLGLPFARPPVGPLRLAAPQEAEPWEGERDCTQQPPMCIQDPELIVSVSRTMAVQYTPPELSEDCLYLNVYTPAESTKGDKVPVMVWIHGGGLSIGAASQYDGSPLAAYESIVMVIIQYRLGILGFLSTGDEHAQGNWGFLDQLAALRWVQENIEAFGGDPQAVTVAGESAGGISASILTLSPQAKGLFQRAIFQSGVATLGTYVTRHPLGPAKIVANLTGCDRSSTEEMVQCMKSKSKDELVAATKKMRIYLGAAVDGVFLTDTAEELLKRGEVLRVPVMMGITNHEFGWILPQSFAPPGWENGMNRESVLAVVNMFYPTGVSSANNLIADEYMKDAKTPEEIRDAFTEIVGDQLMTLPVVKVAGYHSDVGVPVYMYEFVYRAEIHKDTRPSFVRADHGDDVVFMFGGCFWSGHTEIIGNITKEDERLCRTMMSYWGSFTRTGSPNGPGLVVWPQYDTQKQEYLELGLTQTMRQKLRKDRVHFATVVLPQKLEQLAAAAAKAGN; from the exons ATGAGAGCGGCTCTGCTGGTTGTTTATCTCCTTCCTGCGCTGACAGCAATAGCACAGTCAACACCAG CAGGGAGCATTGACCCTGTGGTCTCTCTGAAAAATGGGCGGATCAGAGGGCTATACGCGACAGTGAAAGGCACGGAGAGGAGGGTGAAGCAATACCTGGGGCTCCCCTTTGCCCGTCCCCCGGTGGGGCCCCTCCGCCTGGCTGCTCCCCAGGAGGCAGAGCCCTGGGAGGGGGAGCGAGACTGCACTCAGCAGCCTCCCAT GTGCATCCAGGATCCAGAACTGATTGTGAGCGTTTCTAGGACCATGGCAGTGCAATACACCCCACCAGAGCTGTCGGAGGACTGTCTGTATCTGAACGTATACACTCCAGCTGAGTCAACCAAAGGGGACAAAGTGCCG GTGATGGTGTGGATCCACGGAGGAGGTCTGTCAATAGGTGCAGCTTCTCAGTATGACGGCTCTCCATTGGCTGCATATGAAAGCATAGTGATGGTTATTATTCAGTATCGCCTCGGGATCCTGGGATTCCTGAG CACTGGAGATGAGCACGCTCAGGGCAACTGGGGTTTCTTGGATCAGCTGGCAGCACTGAGATGGGTGCAGGAAAATATTGAGGCCTTTGGCGGCGATCCACAAGCTGTCACAGTGGCTGGAGAATCCGCAGGAGGCATTAGTGCATCAATACTG ACTCTGTCTCCACAAGCAAAAGGACTGTTTCAGAGGGCAATTTTTCAGAGTGGAGTAGCAACACTTGGGACATACGTTACAAGACATCCTTTGGGTCCTGCCAAG ATTGTTGCCAACCTTACTGGATGCGACCgcagcagcacagaggaaatGGTTCAGTGTATgaagagtaaaagtaaagacGAGCTAGTTGCTGCAACTAAAAAG ATGAGAATCTACCTGGGAGCCGCGGTGGACGGAGTGTTTCTCacagacacagcagaggagcTGCTCAAGAGGGGAGAAGTGCTGCGGGTTCCAGTGATGATGGGGATAACCAACCATGAGTTTGGATGGATCCTGCCTCAG AGCTTCGCCCCTCCTGGCTGGGAGAACGGCATGAACAGAGAGTCTGTGCTGGCAGTGGTGAACATGTTCTATCCTACAGGG GTTTCCTCCGCCAACAACCTCATCGCCGACGAGTACATGAAGGACGCCAAAACGCCAGAGGAGATCAGGGACGCGTTCACCGAGATTGTGGGAGACCAGCTGATGACGCTGCCTGTTGTCAAGGTGGCCGGATACCACTCAG ATGTGGGTGTTCCGGTTTACATGTATGAGTTTGTGTACCGCGCTGAGATCCACAAAGACACCAGGCCCAGCTTTGTGAGGGCAGATCATGGAGATGATGTCGTCTTCATGTTCGGTGGATGTTTCTGGAGCGGACATACAGAAATCATAG GCAACATCACCAAGGAGGATGAAAGACTCTGTAGGACCATGATGTCATACTGGGGCAGTTTCACCCGGACAGG CTCTCCCAACGGTCCCGGGCTCGTCGTTTGGCCTCAGTACGACACACAGAAGCAGGAGTACCTGGAGCTGGGCCTGACGCAGACAATGAGACAGAAACTGAGGAAGGATCGGGTCCATTTCGCTACTGTGGTCCTACCTCAGAAGCTGGAACagttagcagcagcagcagccaaagCTGGTAACTGA